A window of Metopolophium dirhodum isolate CAU chromosome 6, ASM1992520v1, whole genome shotgun sequence genomic DNA:
TACATTACAGTGGTGGATCCagagcttaattttttttttttggtggggggcATGGGGagaaaaagtacaaaaagtacaaaattGGTTACAGGATTGACTAAACACAATGTAAAACATCGGGTAACTACGacgatgggggggggggggaaattcCCCCCTATGCTCCCCTTGGATCCGCCAAGTTAGGGGTTTATCTAAGGTAAGCCCAAGATATTTAACTTCATTTGCCGTTGGAATTGTTTGATTATTTAACGTATCAAGTGGTGAATCGAGATTTCTAAATGAAAACGTTACTTGAACAGATTTAGAttcgtttattttgattttctacCTGTTTGCTCACATGCTAATCATATCTTAATGGTTTTGAATCATATCACTGACTGTAACGTGGTTTTTGTGAAAGGCGGTTATTAGCGTGTCGTCAACATATGTATTTAGAGATGTATAGAAGGTCTTAGGGATGTCATGAGTTAAAATTGAGTAAAAGGAGGGGCTATGTCACTTCCTTGGTAGACACCTTAATTGTGTAACGAGTTGAGTAGGTAGTGTTTAGGTGGACCCTAAAATAGCGATTTGTCAGATAggaaataaatatgtaaatatcaaaaatcgcatcggtgaaatatattaattcaatacaaatactgatataaaaaataataataaaacccatCGTGATCAAATTTCCATCAGaatttaatgacattttgaTGTATccggttttaaaaaatgttatgatttataaagataatacgTTACGGTGTACACAACAActgttgattttaatatttcaactttAGAATACTCGTATAATTATTCTAAgtgtttttttgatattttataaatataataatttatacaaaaatagaaTCCTTTGATGATCATAGAGTATTGTGTAAATCATATCTAtccaataaatgttatatattgtattatatacgttgAATCCATTAACTGattaaaaaggtaattttgttgattaaaaacatattatttaaatgttataagctATCCAAAATGTCGATggacataatatgattattgttaatttataatttcataaatattgtaaatgttgatactatttaaagttataaaactaatttaagaAGACATTTtggaatacaaaattatttgtaagttgtaacaattatataatacctaattcaaACGAATTATTTTCCTAATttatagtacttacctataaaaCCCTCGGGCCTCAGTGCATtctgttcaaaaataattttaaaataatgtgaaaaTATTACCCCTAGTTAATACCAGTATTACCACGTGCATATAGTGCTGAAGTGATTCCAGTCAAAGCCTCCAAAAGTTTTTGTAAACTTAACAGGAacgatattattacagtataaattaaactttagtGACTATTGATTctcattgcatattattatcagtgaGTATTGTAATCCTCTATTCAAACGTTGTCGGTatcttaaataactaataataacttacaATCACaacgaatttaaatatattatattattatatgacagtTGATTAGTTTTCCAACTTAAATATCAGATTCtccatatattatttgttaaaaaatatatttattaaatttgatatttttgatgaTGACACTGtgcatataaattgtaattttatattcaaatgtattataattaaattactgtcttctaaatattaatgttgagatacctaacaattttattatactcgtaGGACTCTAGGTATAACAGTATATCCCTGTATCAGGAGTGTAAgtcaaagtaattattatatagtaagtcTTAATGTCTGGAAAACTGGTCTGACTTTAGTAGCAAATCTTGACTGCTACAAATAAATACCCCCAAGAGTTGAGTATGTGTGGAAAGTTTGTCGAAACTTTCAAGTGTTCACCCAGTTCTGCActcatgattattatttattatgaatgagATTTTCGTGGAATATAAAATGTGTTGTTATGTATTTACTAATACAACGCTTATACACGAAGAACTACACGGACAAATGTTGGCCATTAATATTATGGCTGCAACGTGTCAGATTTAAACTTTATTAGACTGTAAATCACGAACGGTTTTGGTTatcgagtataatattttttacgataatataatacgtggGATCATAAATGTTGATGTATCGTAGTTGATGATACAGTCGAGAGACTTCACTAATGGCCTGCAAGAGGATATTGTGGTCAAAGAAAGTACCGCGAGGATGTCAATGCACTAaagaacaacaacaacaaaaaaaaattaaaataattggttcAATAAGTATAATCATGgtcatttttaataacaaagaaATTATTAGTCAAATACAATATTCATCTGTTGACATTCAACAAGACAATGAAATTCCAATTTCTGTTGCGCCAAAAACAGTGGATgacaaatattgatataatgttactaaataaataaacatttacaaatattaatagtgTTGAGTCATTGCGACATAAGCTTAGctgtaataaaatgaaaaatacggtaaaataaaatatgtctacaAATCATTTACTGTAtgcttgaaaattgttttttgtacgaggcaatttaaatgtattgtttattgtcataatttataggtaagtacattgATTgttgtgtaaaattaaatattttatcagacaCCTGATATTGtttctatatctatataataattaaatataagcgtattatttcgtaaaataggtgcctatattaaaatattattactattttgaaatcgtatttttttcttacgattaataattaatagctccCATGGCAACAGCAGTTTAATTATCGATTCAAGTGAAAACGCGTGAGCGTAGATAGAAAAGATAATATCCCAAATTgatgaatttgatttaattaaacaacTATAGAATACCATTTAACTCGAATAATTTTGCATCATCGATGCCCTAAATAATCGTATTAAACGTCAGTTGTGAATTTAAATCGTCGTATTATGTACCTAGGAGACCCGGacagaatacaatttttttgtttaggaaaacaaattaattgctgttaaagatatattatattatttgtatatttgttttaaacaacataatattataataacatttgtgGAGAACTTAAccttataaaaccaatataaacTTAGTACATTGATAATACGAACGATAtggttcataatatttaactagCTTTTCACGTTTTTTCATGAAAAGATTCTTAGTAAAAACATAACTTACacaacagtaaaataaaaaaaaatttaaaaatgttaaagtaattttattattatttttacaatttcgtTCATTTATCTTTTTTGATATGAGTGAAATAAgttgtataaattgttattacaacACTATTTTATTACTTCTACAATATTCAACACAAGTGgtattttaaaagttacataatatatatatttaacagctgatatatattatataggtatctatatcaGTTGTTTATTTCTCTAAGTGAACGTTTAAATTGTAACAATACCATAATTGTCGACATATTTTGAAAGAATCTTAGCATAACAATATGTAGCTTACATATGGacatgttgtattatataaatggcactacatttttttttttttttttttattgggtaacccgcggctacataggccattgggtgtgggggagggcactgtaggtttttaaactgggtaggttggtacacgtgtgtgttgtgttttggcagaatttctaatggggtacccgtaggtttctgccgtgccccgggtggggggatggcggcacttgttctccggactccgtgacttgcccgaagaaaaatgccgcccgcggccaaggtatcgaactcgggtcggccactTCGTACCCCCgcactacattttattttattggatataTTTCATCTGCAGACAATTAGAATCCTTAGGTTtgcgaaataatattaaacaaaattatatatgttaCTGAAAACAATGAAAGATAGCAATATCCTATCCAAAACGTCTGCATACTTTCCATTTCTCGagaatgacaaaatattatgaactataacgttaaaattgtaatgaactaaaacaataacattatgaaattgaaaaaaaattctcataatCGATTCATTGCGTTAGAAAACAAAAGATATTATGACCATCATCGATTCTATTCTTACAAGTCGAATGAAATAGAGTAGAACAACTGAAGGGACCATAGGGATATGCCATAATAGTCAATATTCCTAAAATGTTCAGTATTGCGGTTTTAAAGTCATATAgaggtatatttaaatacaccGTCGTTATAGGTATAGTcaaacctgtataatattattgaccgTGATATTAATTATTCCCCAACTCGATTCACATATCAGTTcgtttgaaaacaaattttattacgatgatataatattatcctattttttttttatttacttttatcttTTTCCCTGTAGCCCTTACTGTCGGTGTCGATAACACCTCAGATCAGTTGAACCATGttattaatgtgtttatttaatgtcGATGTTGAgcccattttttaaatacacagGAGGAATCCTTCGTTTGGTTGTAACGAGACACGAGTGGATAAAGTTTACGGTAAGACAATGTTTCGATGAAAATTCGATAAACGGCATACAGCAAGCTGGTTATCGGTTTTCGTTCTATTCCATTAGGTTTTCCCATGCTCCAGGTTTAGAAGGAATGAAAAAAATACcttagctatataataatatactcgtacgtgttgtatatatatatattaaaggtGTAACGCTCACCGGGTTTGGTAGATAACAACAGTTTATTGATGTTTTCTAAACATTTCTTCagacgataaaaaatattaaatgtattgttgaaaaaagaaatactttcaaaattaattagaaGACGTAAGTTTGCCGAAGAGTGTACGATAATCTTtttgataaatcataattaaatgtaaacgtCGTCGTACCTATATTCTgaaataaatcaacaaatatcACTTCCATTACGTTTTATATAACGAGTGCTGTAACGATTGTTCGCATCCATCAATTTAATTcagaaattgtaaatataatccAGATATAACTctaatttaagttatattttttataaacataggacatcgtttttgtattttaggtatatctattttaatataatatgtatataatgtgtaataaatatattttaagtcatCTTGAGCCCGGAAACTAGGTATGGCCATTTGCTATTGTAATGGTTACGGTCAAGAATTTGCCACTAAGAACTCGGGTGGttacccatccgggaactaatAGCACCGGATGGTGCTGGCACTCAGAGCATAGACTGAAGCCAGACACCTaaacacataaattatattattaatgtctttaatatgaaataaatggtttattttaaaattttattgtatattatgtagattttacatattatagattCATAATATCAAAGTTGATGATTAGGTTTTgcatactttttaataaaactgcttcataaattattgtttattaaaattgttttaattaaattataattattatggcaTAAAAACAAAGCCCGTGGATAGTTTAATCATTTTGGGTTATCTTAAAGCTATAATTgcctttttaaaagtatttattgataatatatggGCTACATACTAATTTCATCTTATACTCACTCGTGTCTTTTCTCGAGCTACGttgcatattatatcaataccaACCTTACAAAAAATACAGACAAATGGACCCACGACAGAGATGTAGCTATATTGCCTAACCAGTACGCCTTGTTTGGCAAtttatagattaataatattcaagtttcttggaaaaaaacattactatacatcataatgttattattattgataatttattgtaaaaaaaaaaaacaaattataagttaaacagtaataatagtaaaacaacATTAGTCATagaacaataaaacatttttcgcttcatttaatgttaatatatgttttaatgttaaaagttaaattatatctcataactcataagtcataagaaatattaattgcatgattctaaaatatttaataatatagtacaccgTAAAAAgctaattcataaaatgtttttagtaaTATGCTTTATCAGctacaactaatattatattgtattagatGTAATGAAAACAACGTTTTTGATAGTAGATTTAATACCATtggaacatataatattaatattataatagtaaattattcgttatgcagtaattattttaacagttaaACCTAACCTGTAAGATACtcatttagttggtactttttcttggttaaattattaaaatttgaagtgatttaaatacattcgttcaaaatgttaaaatattttttactatacctataggtacttcgttcatgatgaatataatatttttagttgtataCGTCTTATTATAAATAGCAACTTCTtcgtttagtttaatttttaatgacaaaatgtgcaatgtaaatttaattataaaataatttttttttttttttctattaaagtGAAGACACAAATTGTGGTATTGGACATAATTGTATTTcttgtatatacaaataaattaatcagAGCTTTTAAACTCTGAAagattaataactatatacatcaacacatttttttttttaatatgctactgtataatataaaatatattataactaaaatagaAGTTGATACCCGAAACAAACTTAATTTTCAAAGAAAAATgactttgtttaatttatactattaagCTGTATATATGTACTAGAGTACTAGACCTTTTAAATTCCACGAAAAcgatactaataaaataatcaagtttgaaaattaaatacggCGTAAATACATATACgcattatataaacattaaacatattataatataatttaaaacaagtataACAATTCACAAGCGGTTTTCTAAAAGGACCGTAGAAAATCTaggaacataatatagtacatcaATAACAAAGTTAAAATATGGGAACTTGCAAACATTACACACATGCGATCACGTGTATGCGAATCATGGTTAATGTGTAAGCTCGTCCACATGACGGaaccaataaaataactgtttgaACTTTTCTAATCAGTAAGGCCAGCAGTTTTAAGTAACTCTCTCCTCCGCATAACCACCCGTTGTTTATTGAGAACAgatgttaaattgtattatttttccgCCAAAATCAATTTCTATCATTTCGCagggtagacatttttttttcgtttataaatgtattattatgctaCTATAATATggcatttttttaatgaaacttgTTTGAATCAAATGATGTGCACTTCACTGATTACCTACACAAAACCAAGACAGTAACCCCTAATcgtatctaaaaatatattatatcaatacaattaggaaataaatttaactgatatgaaaatatatcattttagttttatcattaatttatcattttagaaTTTCTCCTTCggctattttattatattataatattttcttaagcGGAGTGGCAATGTGACCGGATACTACGTCGCACAATACACGTAGTGCACTCTAGCGTACATTGAGTATTATGAAAAAAGATATTATTCTGTTGATGACGGTTATTGGctgaattatatacatataatagtatagtatatataatttaaaaatgaattacttatacgtaaacatttataaacaaacagatcataatattaacacatttattattgactttcaatgtttttttttttttaatatcgattTAAGCAATCCGTTCGACAGCAGTTATAGCTATAGCCATTGAGAGTGATTCAAAGAAATTTATACACAGATGAATTGCGCATAATACAATGTCAACAATAATTTAACCCTTCACTgcatgattttttattaaataataaaaaaaatgttttttaatagatTACAACCTGtagaatccattaaaattattaaaaaaattcagttataaaatgtaagtactCAATTTGactcaattttgaaaaatgcatgTGTGCACTTCTATGCACTATcgacaaacaataattattacgtcTCAAATATTGAAATGCATGTATGCACTTCTATGCGTCATTAGTATatcatgtaattttaaaatttatataatatttattgatgaaaagcaatattataaaatgaaattataaataagtacatgattatattttttgaatacaaattaaattaaaaaaaaaaaaaaaaatctaaaataataataaaaaataaaacaaattcagttaggtataatgaaataaatcgaAGCAATTTCTTTCTttattacaacataaaaaaacatcgcATTTAGTACACTTAGCGAATGATTGAAATTTACATTTTGGTAGTTTACATACTCGTCGAATTTTCTCAAATTGTATTCTGTGTTGATGCCCATCCAAACGTAAATGGGTTGATGGAATAATTGCAGTTGGTgtccttttttttcttttttcaagcTTCTCCAGCATTTGTTTTTCCAACGATTCCTTTGTTTTTctgccttttttttttatttccatttcTGTTTGACAAAGTTCCACAGCTAATTGCTCTCGAAATTGAGCTAGTTTCATTggtttttttgtaacttttttatacaaaatccacGCGTTTACAATCGACATATCAACCAAATGgtaaaaaattttcatgtaccatTTCTTAGACCTCATTATTATTCTATAGCGCCCAATCATAGAATCCATAAGGTCAACCCCACCCATATGTTTATTGTAAACTTCAATGATTTTCGGCCTAGGTACAATAACGgtggtctttttttttttgtcaaatctaCTCACTACATTTTTTTCGAGTTCACCTACAAAAGTTGAGGATACGTGTACTACCTTGTTGTCTTTCCATGCAACAGCTGAAATAGGGACATCTTCAACCACTGTGAAACACTCTTCAGAATATCCGCGAtcttttttcatcaataaacgATCATCTGTCAAACAGACGTTTGGAAAACGATTACGTCTAAATGTGCCAACTGTGTGAATGccttttttttctagatatatCATAACTGGTAATGAGGTGTAGTAATTATCGAAAAATAACTTATGGTGCACATTTTCCGGTACCATTCTAGTCATTCTCACAACAATGTTGCCTGTAGCTCCAAAATCTGGTTCATTGTGTATAATTCGTTCGTCTTCCTTATTTTCATTTCCCGTGTAAATTTCAAAGTTATAACCGTAGCCAGAAACAccacataaaacaaataatttgtacCCCCATTTATGAGGCTTCAGAGGGAGATACTGTTTGAGATATGATACAGCTTTAGTTGGACACAATTGCTCATCTAATGATAAGTTTTCTTCGATAGGTACAGAGCTAAACTTTTTATTGAGTGTGTCAATAAGTGGCCGAACTTTAAAAACCCTGTCACGATTTGGATTATCTCTAGGTAAATCTAAAGTGTTGTCGTTAAAATGCATATACcgcctaatattttcaaacacatttaCACTCATgcaatttcttattattttattatgagtattttctGACCAATATGACCTCGTATTTGGTAGATGGACGATTGACATCATTGTAATTATGCCCAAAAAATGTCGTAcgtcgtttatcgttattttatttggtttttcgGGATTTTGTTGAGTACTATAAAGTGTAGACTGTTCGGCAATATGTGCTAATAATtcgttatcaaaaaaataagaaaaaaattctttaGGTGATTTCATTTCTTTTATTTCGTCAGGCATTGGCTTTTCcccaaaaaattttataaactcGATATTCTGTGAAAAATTTCCTTTTCTCCAAATCGGGtccaacttttttatttttggtatattttttgttttagaattattagAAGCAATTAGTTTTCTTGTGGATCTACGGTTTCTACTTATAGGTATTTGTGAAACAAATGACGAAGATGGTGAAACAGATTCTGTTGGCAAAGATTGTACATCTGATGGAATTTGAATGACAATAGGGGATTGTGACGTTGAAGAACcgaaattagttatattttcttCAGAAAAATACACGGGATAATTCAGTATATTATCAGCATCGTCTATAGTTTCATTTAAAATGCGGTcgtcattttcaaataattcctaattataaaataaaaaatcctaaatataataaaatactaatacctc
This region includes:
- the LOC132946595 gene encoding piggyBac transposable element-derived protein 3-like yields the protein MCDNLVNNESEIQRILSIPIESDDEFADIGLSDDENFELPELFENDDRILNETIDDADNILNYPVYFSEENITNFGSSTSQSPIVIQIPSDVQSLPTESVSPSSSFVSQIPISRNRRSTRKLIASNNSKTKNIPKIKKLDPIWRKGNFSQNIEFIKFFGEKPMPDEIKEMKSPKEFFSYFFDNELLAHIAEQSTLYSTQQNPEKPNKITINDVRHFLGIITMMSIVHLPNTRSYWSENTHNKIIRNCMSVNVFENIRRYMHFNDNTLDLPRDNPNRDRVFKVRPLIDTLNKKFSSVPIEENLSLDEQLCPTKAVSYLKQYLPLKPHKWGYKLFVLCGVSGYGYNFEIYTGNENKEDERIIHNEPDFGATGNIVVRMTRMVPENVHHKLFFDNYYTSLPVMIYLEKKGIHTVGTFRRNRFPNVCLTDDRLLMKKDRGYSEECFTVVEDVPISAVAWKDNKVVHVSSTFVGELEKNVVSRFDKKKKTTVIVPRPKIIEVYNKHMGGVDLMDSMIGRYRIIMRSKKWYMKIFYHLVDMSIVNAWILYKKVTKKPMKLAQFREQLAVELCQTEMEIKKKGRKTKESLEKQMLEKLEKRKKRTPTAIIPSTHLRLDGHQHRIQFEKIRRVSGFSLCSECQHHPVLLVPGWVTTRVLSGKFLTVTITIANGHT